From the Mammaliicoccus sciuri genome, the window TACAATATACATATTCAATAAAAAGACCTTTCATGTATGGATTGGTCGTCCAAACATAAAAGGTCTTTCGTTAATTCAAATGATTAGTCTTCTAATTTAGCATATACTTTATGAGCTGCTATTTCTTCTAGTGCTTGACCTACATTTTTTAGTGAACGATATTCATCTAATAATAAACTGTCAGGGTGTTCTTGTAATTCACGTGCTCTCTTAGCTGCAGTAGTTACAACTAAATATTTAGAATTGATGCTGTCTTTTAATTCGTTTTGTGGTGGGTATAACATTATTTTTTTGCCTCCAATATCATTTTTCTGTAACGTGCTTCAACACGTTCTCTTTTTAAGTGTTCAGCTTCTACGATGGCTTGAATACGCTCTTTCGCTAATTCAACTTCATCGTTTACAACAACATAATCGTAAAGGTTCATCATTTCAACTTCTTTACGCGCTTCAAGAATTCGGTTCTGGATGATTTCATCTGATTCAGTTCCGCGACCGACAAGTCTTTCTTTTAAATGTTCAAGACTTGGTGGTGCTAAGAAAATAAATAATGCTTCAGGGAATTTCTTTCTAACCTGTTTCGCACCTTCTACTTCTATTTCTAAAAATACATCATAACCGTTATCCATCGTATCTCTTACGTATTGTACTGGCGTACCATAGTAATTACCAACATACTCAGCATACTCTATAAATTGGTCATCAGCAATTAAAGCTTCAAATTCTTCTCTTGATTTAAAGAAATAATCTACGCCATCCGTTTCGCCTTCACGCATGTTTCGAGTAGTCATAGAGATAGAATATTTAAAATCCGTACTCGGATCATCAAATATTGATTTACGTACTGTTCCTTTACCAACTCCAGATGGGCCAGAGAGCACTATCAGTAACCCTTTTTCTATGTTCATGTCAAACGACCTTTCCTAATGAATACTAACGATTTATTATCATTTTGTTTTTTTATATCTTACCATATTTCAATTCTATATGGCTAGAGACGTTTAAAGATTAAACAGAATTATACTCATTTAATCCCTTACATGTTACAATAAATTGACTTTTGATAAAGGTGTGAATGCAAATGGCTTTTGATGGCTTATTTACTAGAAAGATCGTTGAAGATATACAATCGCTTGTAACTGGGCGAATTCATAAAATTACTGAACCTAGTAATGACACAATTATATTAACAATTCGAAGTGAACGAAAAAATAAACAATTACTATTATCAACACATGCAAATTTCAGCCGTTTTCACTTAACTGCTGAAAAATTTGATAATCCTTTCGATCCACCGATGTTTCTTAGAGTACTACGTAAACATTTAGATGGCGGCATTATTCAAAGTATTACTCAAATTGGTAATGACCGATTAGTAGAGATCGATGTTCATTCTAGAGATGAAATTGGTGATTTAAGAAAACGAACAATTGTATTAGAAATTATGGGTAGACATAGTAATATCATTTTAATAGATGGCGACCGTAAAATTATCGACGGCTTTAAACATCATACGCCTAATACTAATACTGCTCGTACAATTATGCCAGGTTTCAAATATGAATATCCACCTACTGTTAAGAAATTAAATCCTTTCGAAGTAGACGATATCAATAAATATATTGATTTTAATTCGGGTAAAATTGACCGACAGCTCCTTCAACAATTTGAAGGTTTTAGTCCACTTATAACGAAAGAGATTACATCTAGACGACCATTTATGAATCAAGAAACTTTAGTGGAAGCTTTTAATGAAGTAATGGATGAAGTTCAACAATCACCTAATCCTGTTATTTACAGTGATGATTCGACTGGCAAAGAAATTTTCTACTTTATGCCGTTACATTCTTATGGAAATGACTATATGTCTTTTGATAATTTACATGAATGTTTAGATAGATTTTATGAATCACGTGGTGAAAGAGAGCGCGTTAAGCAACGTGCATTAGATTTAGTTAAAATAGTCGACCAACATCTTCAAAAAAATCGTCATAAACTAGAGAAATTAATTAATGAGCGAGAAGCGGCTCGTAACAAAGATGAGCAACAATTATTTGGAGAATTAATAACGGCGAATATGTATCAAATTAAACAAGGTGACAAATCGTTAGAAACTATTAATTATTATAACAATGAGCCTATTACGATACCTTTAAATCCAACGAAATCACCGTCAATGAATGCACAATATTATTACAAACAATATAACAGACTTAAGACACGTGAAATAGAATTAGATAAACAAATCAAATTGACACAATCTAACATTTTATATTTTGAGTCATTAGAACAACAACTTGCCCATATTTCTGTTGATGATATTGATGACATTAGAGAAGAATTAGAAGAACAAGGTTTTGTGAAGAAACGTAAAAATAAGAAAAAGAAAAATTCTAACAAAATTACGTTAACGACATTTATTTCTACAGATGGTCAAACGATTTTATTAGGTAAAAATAATAAACAAAACGATTACTTAACACATCGTGTCGCTAGAAAAAATCAATTATGGTTCCATACGAAAGATATTCCAGGTTCACATGTTGTGATACAAGAAGATGAACCAACGCAAAAAACAATCGAAGAAGCGGCAATGATTGCTGGGTATTATTCTAAAGCAAGTCAATCAGGTCAAATCCCAGTTGACTACACTGCTATAAAGAACGTCCATAAACCGAGTGGTGCTAAACCAGGATTTGTCACTTACGACAGTCAAACAACACTCTATGTCACGACTGATTATGACGACATTAAAAAATTACTTAAAAAATAACAAAAACTTTCATAACTTGATTGGCCAGAAATCATTTTCAAAGCCTTTTCAGTTATGAAAGTTTTACTTTTATATATTGTATTTATGACTGTTGTTCAGGTAAAGCAAGTTGGAAATTCACGCCAAATTTATCTTGAACCCATGCAAACTCTCTAAATGTTGGTGGTAATTCTGTTTTCGGCATGAGAATCGCACCACCAGATTTAAGTTTAGAATATAAATGTTCCATTTCCATTGCTGATTCATACGTTACATATAATGACATTGCTGGATTCATCTCAATTTCAACGCCATTTGTTTGATCGATTCCCATAAATATTTGTCCATTTATTTTAAATATAGAATGTTGAACAGTCCCAGGTTCACCAGGTCCTTCTTCACCATACTTAACCATTGTTAAAATTTCACTATCTTTAAAAATAGACGTATAAAAATTAATCGCTTCTTCAGCTTCACCGTTAAACATTAAAAATGTCGTAATTTTTGGTATCATTGAATAAACACTCCATCAACAGATTTTAATCATTTTTTAATTGGTATATAATTTAGTATAATCTTATTAAGCGTTAAAGACAAAGGAGAGATATTATGTCACTTTCATTATTGTTACCGATCGTCATTATGTTAGCCATTATCATTGTCGGATATATATTTATCAAACTATTTATGGATTAAAATACAATATAAAGAAATGCTTGGATCGTCGTCCAAGCATTTCTTTTTGATTACAATTCAATTATTTACTTGCTACTAAATCTATTCCAAATAACCAAGGAACCATGAACCATACAAATCCGACGATAATTACACAGCTGATTAAGTTTAACCAAAATCCGGTTGTCGCCATTTCTCGTATAGTTACTTTGTCTGTACCAAATACAATCGCATTTGGTGGTGTACCGACTGGTAACATAAATGCACAGTTTGCAGCCATTGCTGCTGGAATCATTAACGCTAGTGGATGCACATGAATACCTACTGCAATTGTAGCTAAAATTGGTAAAATCATTGTAGCTGTTGCAGTATTAGATGTAATTTCTGTTAAGAATAATACTAACAGCGTAACAATTCCTATAATTAAGATGATATTCACGCCATCTAATCCTGAAATTTGTTTACCCATCCATTTATCTAATCCACTTTCTGTAATGGCAGAAGCTACTGCTAAACCACCACCAAATAGCAATAAAATGCCCCATGGTAAATCTTTAGCAATTGACCAATCAAGAATTCTAGCAAATTTGCGTCTTGCTGGAATTAAGAAAAGTATAACAGCAATAAACATTGAAATTGTGCCATCTTTAACTAATTCTGTAAAAGGTAATTGTGCTAATAAAAATTCTCTAGATACCCATAAAAATGCAGCTAAACAGAATAATGTGAATACAACTTTTTCTTCATAAGTCGTCTTACCTAAAGCTTCTAATTCTCTCGTAATGATTGCTTTCCCACCTGGAAGTTCTTTCATGTCATGTTTAAATACTACGAAATTTAAATATGCCCAAGTTATCGCGAGTATGATAATAACTGTAGGTACACCCATAACCATCCATTGACCAAATCCAATTTCTTCTCCGAAAATCTTTTCGTATTGACCTTTCAAAATAATAAGAGGTGGTGTCCCTATTAAAGTACCTAACCCTCCAATTGTACCTGCATAACCGATACCAAGTACGAGTGATTTTTCAAATTGTGATAAATTGTGACTGTCATTGCCTTCAGCTGTTAATTCATTTACTTCTTTAATAATTGCCATACCGATTGGAATCATAATCATAACGGCTGCTGTGTTTGAAACAAACATCGATAAAGCACCCGTGGCAATCATAAACCCTAATAAAATTCTACCTGTACTCGTACCAATACTTTTAATAATGACGAGTGCAATTCTTGTATGTAAATTCCATCTTTCCATCGCAACTGCAATAATGAAACCACCTAAGAATAGGAATACAATATCATCTCCATATGCACTTGAAACAGTCGCGCTATCCATAATTCCGCCTAACGGGAAAAGGAATAAAGGCATTAAACTTGTTGCTGGAATTGGTATAGCTTCAGTAATCCACCATACGGCAATCCATAAAGTGGCAGCCATAACGTAGACACCATTTTGACTCAGTCCATCTGCTTTGAAAAATAATAACACAACTAAAAATAGTAATGGACCTAATATTAAACCGATAAGTTGTGCGGTATTGTATGATTTCAATTCAGGATCTGGTTTATTTTGATTTTTTAACGCATCCGTTGAAAAGAACTTTAACATTTCTTTCGTACGTCCACTTTCTTTCCAAAGTTGATTCGTAAACTTATTATCATGTTTATTCATAAATTTCGCCCCCTTTAAAAGTGTATACGTTTACATTTTAACAAAGGACATGCACAATTCATACAACTTTCTGAATATTCATACTCACATTTTAAAAAACTGCTAAATAATTGAATATCAATTACTTAGCAGTTTTTAGTTTACTTTTCTTCATGTTAATCATCAAAGAATCCTTTTTCTTCTAATTCTTTTTTGATACTTTTAAATATGTTTTTGTCGCCTAAATCATATCTTCTCTGTCTATTCACGTTTGTGTTATTCGAATAACCAGTACGTTCGTACATATTTTCATCTCTTACTTCATAATGATTAAAGTCAGGTTTCGCATTAGAATCTTTTTTAAGAAAATCATTAATATGTCCCCATTTTTTTATCTGCTCTTGTTCTTCTGCAGCAGATAATTTATGTTGGCTTTCCATAAAGACCCCCCTTATCTTGACTTTATTATAAAGTATCTTTCCAAGCTTTTAAAGTTTTTATATCTTTATTTTCGATATAACCTTCTTTTTCAGCTACTGAAATCAACTCATCATAATTAGATAAAGTATAGAATGGAACATCGATTGCTTTGAAAGCTTCTTCTGCTTTGTTAATACCATATGTAAAGATTGCAAATACCCCTAATACTTCTGCACCATCTTCAATTAAAGCTTCAACAGCATTAATTGATGAACCACCTGTTGAAATTAAATCTTCAATTACAACTACTTTTTTCCCTTTGCTTAAAGCACCTTCGATTTGATTACCTTTACCATGACCTTTGCTTTTAGATCTCACATAGCTCATGGGTAATTTTAGTTGATCCGCAACAAATGCTGCATGCGGAATACCTGCTGTTGCCGTACCAGAAATAATTTCAGCATCTTGAGCATGTTCTTTAATCAATTCAATTAAACCTTGATAAATACTTTCTCTAATTTCAGGATATGCTAATGTTACTCTATTATCACAATAAATCGGTGATTTAATACCTGAACTCCATGTATATGGATCGTCAGGTGAAAGTGTTACAGCTTTAATTTCTAATAATGATTGTGCGATATTTTGAGTCATATGAATTATCCTTCCCATCTTTGTAATATTTCGTGATATCTTGCTACTGGATCTTCATGTTGCGTAATTGAACGACCCACTACTATATGTGTTGAGCCTAATTTTTTAGCATCTTCTGGTGTTGTCACACGTTGTTGATCATGTGTCTTATCAGATTCTAAACGTATACCTGGTGTTACTTTCAAGAAAGTTTCGCCGATATGTTCTTGAATTAAAGTAGATTCTAATGGTGAACAAACGACACCATCAAGTCCTGATTCATGTGCCATTTTTGCATAGTGCACGACTGATTCATTGATGGATGATTGAATATTTTGTTCATCTTTCATTTGTTGTTCTGTAGTAGAAGTTAACTGAGTTACAGCTATTAACTTAGCATTAAAATTTGTCTCACGTAAGCCTTCAAGTCCAGCAGCCATCATATTTTTACCACCTGCTGCATGTACATTGATTAAGTCGATATTGAGTTTGCCTAATCCTTTTAATGCCCCTTGAACCGTGTTTGGAATGTCATGTAACTTTAAATCTAAAAAGATATCATGACCTCTTTCTTTAATTCGGTTGATCGTATCTGGACCATTTTGCAAATAAAGTTCCATACCTACTTTTACAAATAGGGATTCATTAAATAA encodes:
- a CDS encoding VOC family protein, with product MIPKITTFLMFNGEAEEAINFYTSIFKDSEILTMVKYGEEGPGEPGTVQHSIFKINGQIFMGIDQTNGVEIEMNPAMSLYVTYESAMEMEHLYSKLKSGGAILMPKTELPPTFREFAWVQDKFGVNFQLALPEQQS
- a CDS encoding SLC13 family permease gives rise to the protein MNKHDNKFTNQLWKESGRTKEMLKFFSTDALKNQNKPDPELKSYNTAQLIGLILGPLLFLVVLLFFKADGLSQNGVYVMAATLWIAVWWITEAIPIPATSLMPLFLFPLGGIMDSATVSSAYGDDIVFLFLGGFIIAVAMERWNLHTRIALVIIKSIGTSTGRILLGFMIATGALSMFVSNTAAVMIMIPIGMAIIKEVNELTAEGNDSHNLSQFEKSLVLGIGYAGTIGGLGTLIGTPPLIILKGQYEKIFGEEIGFGQWMVMGVPTVIIILAITWAYLNFVVFKHDMKELPGGKAIITRELEALGKTTYEEKVVFTLFCLAAFLWVSREFLLAQLPFTELVKDGTISMFIAVILFLIPARRKFARILDWSIAKDLPWGILLLFGGGLAVASAITESGLDKWMGKQISGLDGVNIILIIGIVTLLVLFLTEITSNTATATMILPILATIAVGIHVHPLALMIPAAMAANCAFMLPVGTPPNAIVFGTDKVTIREMATTGFWLNLISCVIIVGFVWFMVPWLFGIDLVASK
- a CDS encoding Rqc2 family fibronectin-binding protein, which produces MAFDGLFTRKIVEDIQSLVTGRIHKITEPSNDTIILTIRSERKNKQLLLSTHANFSRFHLTAEKFDNPFDPPMFLRVLRKHLDGGIIQSITQIGNDRLVEIDVHSRDEIGDLRKRTIVLEIMGRHSNIILIDGDRKIIDGFKHHTPNTNTARTIMPGFKYEYPPTVKKLNPFEVDDINKYIDFNSGKIDRQLLQQFEGFSPLITKEITSRRPFMNQETLVEAFNEVMDEVQQSPNPVIYSDDSTGKEIFYFMPLHSYGNDYMSFDNLHECLDRFYESRGERERVKQRALDLVKIVDQHLQKNRHKLEKLINEREAARNKDEQQLFGELITANMYQIKQGDKSLETINYYNNEPITIPLNPTKSPSMNAQYYYKQYNRLKTREIELDKQIKLTQSNILYFESLEQQLAHISVDDIDDIREELEEQGFVKKRKNKKKKNSNKITLTTFISTDGQTILLGKNNKQNDYLTHRVARKNQLWFHTKDIPGSHVVIQEDEPTQKTIEEAAMIAGYYSKASQSGQIPVDYTAIKNVHKPSGAKPGFVTYDSQTTLYVTTDYDDIKKLLKK
- the rpoZ gene encoding DNA-directed RNA polymerase subunit omega, with the translated sequence MLYPPQNELKDSINSKYLVVTTAAKRARELQEHPDSLLLDEYRSLKNVGQALEEIAAHKVYAKLED
- the pyrF gene encoding orotidine-5'-phosphate decarboxylase: MKNTPIIALDFATLEEVDQFLDLFNESLFVKVGMELYLQNGPDTINRIKERGHDIFLDLKLHDIPNTVQGALKGLGKLNIDLINVHAAGGKNMMAAGLEGLRETNFNAKLIAVTQLTSTTEQQMKDEQNIQSSINESVVHYAKMAHESGLDGVVCSPLESTLIQEHIGETFLKVTPGIRLESDKTHDQQRVTTPEDAKKLGSTHIVVGRSITQHEDPVARYHEILQRWEG
- the gmk gene encoding guanylate kinase, producing MNIEKGLLIVLSGPSGVGKGTVRKSIFDDPSTDFKYSISMTTRNMREGETDGVDYFFKSREEFEALIADDQFIEYAEYVGNYYGTPVQYVRDTMDNGYDVFLEIEVEGAKQVRKKFPEALFIFLAPPSLEHLKERLVGRGTESDEIIQNRILEARKEVEMMNLYDYVVVNDEVELAKERIQAIVEAEHLKRERVEARYRKMILEAKK
- the pyrE gene encoding orotate phosphoribosyltransferase; the protein is MTQNIAQSLLEIKAVTLSPDDPYTWSSGIKSPIYCDNRVTLAYPEIRESIYQGLIELIKEHAQDAEIISGTATAGIPHAAFVADQLKLPMSYVRSKSKGHGKGNQIEGALSKGKKVVVIEDLISTGGSSINAVEALIEDGAEVLGVFAIFTYGINKAEEAFKAIDVPFYTLSNYDELISVAEKEGYIENKDIKTLKAWKDTL